A DNA window from Centroberyx gerrardi isolate f3 chromosome 3, fCenGer3.hap1.cur.20231027, whole genome shotgun sequence contains the following coding sequences:
- the LOC139930186 gene encoding CD209 antigen-like protein D isoform X6: protein MESDSHPDSPDSVTPGIETGCKALTEERDLMERKLNNIDQHAQQGWLYFNHSLYYVSSTRNTWKGSREDCRQRGADLVIINSREEQDFTRQFKKLIWIGLTDSETEGIWKWVDGSTLTTRYWGPGEPNSDKGKNEDCVEIRFFNLINSWNDESCDIQNFWICEKTGAP, encoded by the exons ATGGAGAGTGATTCACATcctg ACAGTCCTGACAGTGTGACACCTGGTATAGAGACCGGGTGCAAAGCcctgactgaagagagagaccTGATGGAGAGGAAGCTGAATAATATTG ATCAGCATGCCCAACAAGGATGGTTGTATTTCAACCATAGTTTGTACTACGTTTCATCAACTAGGAATACCTGGAAAGGTAGTAGAGAAGACTGTCGGCAAAGAGGTGCAGACCTGGTGATTATCAACAGCAGAGAAGAacag GACTTCACAAGGCAATTCAAGAAGCTCATCTGGATTGGACTGACTGACAGCGAGACAGAAGGGATATGGAAATGGGTGGATGGGTCAACCCTGACCACAAG GTACTGGGGCCCTGGAGAGCCTAACAGTGACAAAGGCAAAAATGAAGACTGTGTAGAGATCAGGTTCTTTAATCTGATAAACAGCTGGAATGATGAATCATGTGACATTCAAAACTTCTGGATCTGTGAAAAGACAGGTGCTCCATAA
- the LOC139930186 gene encoding CD209 antigen-like protein D isoform X2: MESDSHPGKPHVFLIGVSFGLLCILQAALNVSLRLTLYSPDSVTPGIETGCKALTEERDLMERKLNNIDQHAQQGWLYFNHSLYYVSSTRNTWKGSREDCRQRGADLVIINSREEQDFTRQFKKLIWIGLTDSETEGIWKWVDGSTLTTRYWGPGEPNSDKGKNEDCVEIRFFNLINSWNDESCDIQNFWICEKTGAP; encoded by the exons ATGGAGAGTGATTCACATcctggtaagccacatgtatttttaa TTGGTGTGAGCTTTGGGTTGCTGTGTATCCTACAAGCTGCTCTCAACGTCTCTCTGCGCCTCACTCTCT ACAGTCCTGACAGTGTGACACCTGGTATAGAGACCGGGTGCAAAGCcctgactgaagagagagaccTGATGGAGAGGAAGCTGAATAATATTG ATCAGCATGCCCAACAAGGATGGTTGTATTTCAACCATAGTTTGTACTACGTTTCATCAACTAGGAATACCTGGAAAGGTAGTAGAGAAGACTGTCGGCAAAGAGGTGCAGACCTGGTGATTATCAACAGCAGAGAAGAacag GACTTCACAAGGCAATTCAAGAAGCTCATCTGGATTGGACTGACTGACAGCGAGACAGAAGGGATATGGAAATGGGTGGATGGGTCAACCCTGACCACAAG GTACTGGGGCCCTGGAGAGCCTAACAGTGACAAAGGCAAAAATGAAGACTGTGTAGAGATCAGGTTCTTTAATCTGATAAACAGCTGGAATGATGAATCATGTGACATTCAAAACTTCTGGATCTGTGAAAAGACAGGTGCTCCATAA
- the LOC139930186 gene encoding CD209 antigen-like protein D isoform X3, translated as MESDSHLAKPHVFLIGVSFGLLCILQAALNVSLRLTLYSPDSVTPGIETGCKALTEERDLMERKLNNIDQHAQQGWLYFNHSLYYVSSTRNTWKGSREDCRQRGADLVIINSREEQDFTRQFKKLIWIGLTDSETEGIWKWVDGSTLTTRYWGPGEPNSDKGKNEDCVEIRFFNLINSWNDESCDIQNFWICEKTGAP; from the exons TTGGTGTGAGCTTTGGGTTGCTGTGTATCCTACAAGCTGCTCTCAACGTCTCTCTGCGCCTCACTCTCT ACAGTCCTGACAGTGTGACACCTGGTATAGAGACCGGGTGCAAAGCcctgactgaagagagagaccTGATGGAGAGGAAGCTGAATAATATTG ATCAGCATGCCCAACAAGGATGGTTGTATTTCAACCATAGTTTGTACTACGTTTCATCAACTAGGAATACCTGGAAAGGTAGTAGAGAAGACTGTCGGCAAAGAGGTGCAGACCTGGTGATTATCAACAGCAGAGAAGAacag GACTTCACAAGGCAATTCAAGAAGCTCATCTGGATTGGACTGACTGACAGCGAGACAGAAGGGATATGGAAATGGGTGGATGGGTCAACCCTGACCACAAG GTACTGGGGCCCTGGAGAGCCTAACAGTGACAAAGGCAAAAATGAAGACTGTGTAGAGATCAGGTTCTTTAATCTGATAAACAGCTGGAATGATGAATCATGTGACATTCAAAACTTCTGGATCTGTGAAAAGACAGGTGCTCCATAA
- the LOC139930186 gene encoding CD209 antigen-like protein C isoform X1 has protein sequence MRANSFEGRQEAAQKHGGRLWIVGVSFGLLCILQAALNVSLRLTLYSPDSVTPGIETGCKALTEERDLMERKLNNIDQHAQQGWLYFNHSLYYVSSTRNTWKGSREDCRQRGADLVIINSREEQDFTRQFKKLIWIGLTDSETEGIWKWVDGSTLTTRYWGPGEPNSDKGKNEDCVEIRFFNLINSWNDESCDIQNFWICEKTGAP, from the exons ATGAGGGCTAATTCTTTTGAGGGGCGTCAGGAGGCAGCCCAGAAACATG GGGGAAGACTCTGGATAGTTGGTGTGAGCTTTGGGTTGCTGTGTATCCTACAAGCTGCTCTCAACGTCTCTCTGCGCCTCACTCTCT ACAGTCCTGACAGTGTGACACCTGGTATAGAGACCGGGTGCAAAGCcctgactgaagagagagaccTGATGGAGAGGAAGCTGAATAATATTG ATCAGCATGCCCAACAAGGATGGTTGTATTTCAACCATAGTTTGTACTACGTTTCATCAACTAGGAATACCTGGAAAGGTAGTAGAGAAGACTGTCGGCAAAGAGGTGCAGACCTGGTGATTATCAACAGCAGAGAAGAacag GACTTCACAAGGCAATTCAAGAAGCTCATCTGGATTGGACTGACTGACAGCGAGACAGAAGGGATATGGAAATGGGTGGATGGGTCAACCCTGACCACAAG GTACTGGGGCCCTGGAGAGCCTAACAGTGACAAAGGCAAAAATGAAGACTGTGTAGAGATCAGGTTCTTTAATCTGATAAACAGCTGGAATGATGAATCATGTGACATTCAAAACTTCTGGATCTGTGAAAAGACAGGTGCTCCATAA
- the LOC139930186 gene encoding CD209 antigen-like protein D isoform X4, with amino-acid sequence MESDSHPGGRLWIVGVSFGLLCILQAALNVSLRLTLYSPDSVTPGIETGCKALTEERDLMERKLNNIDQHAQQGWLYFNHSLYYVSSTRNTWKGSREDCRQRGADLVIINSREEQDFTRQFKKLIWIGLTDSETEGIWKWVDGSTLTTRYWGPGEPNSDKGKNEDCVEIRFFNLINSWNDESCDIQNFWICEKTGAP; translated from the exons ATGGAGAGTGATTCACATcctg GGGGAAGACTCTGGATAGTTGGTGTGAGCTTTGGGTTGCTGTGTATCCTACAAGCTGCTCTCAACGTCTCTCTGCGCCTCACTCTCT ACAGTCCTGACAGTGTGACACCTGGTATAGAGACCGGGTGCAAAGCcctgactgaagagagagaccTGATGGAGAGGAAGCTGAATAATATTG ATCAGCATGCCCAACAAGGATGGTTGTATTTCAACCATAGTTTGTACTACGTTTCATCAACTAGGAATACCTGGAAAGGTAGTAGAGAAGACTGTCGGCAAAGAGGTGCAGACCTGGTGATTATCAACAGCAGAGAAGAacag GACTTCACAAGGCAATTCAAGAAGCTCATCTGGATTGGACTGACTGACAGCGAGACAGAAGGGATATGGAAATGGGTGGATGGGTCAACCCTGACCACAAG GTACTGGGGCCCTGGAGAGCCTAACAGTGACAAAGGCAAAAATGAAGACTGTGTAGAGATCAGGTTCTTTAATCTGATAAACAGCTGGAATGATGAATCATGTGACATTCAAAACTTCTGGATCTGTGAAAAGACAGGTGCTCCATAA
- the LOC139930186 gene encoding CD209 antigen-like protein D isoform X5: MRANSFEGRQEAAQKHDSPDSVTPGIETGCKALTEERDLMERKLNNIDQHAQQGWLYFNHSLYYVSSTRNTWKGSREDCRQRGADLVIINSREEQDFTRQFKKLIWIGLTDSETEGIWKWVDGSTLTTRYWGPGEPNSDKGKNEDCVEIRFFNLINSWNDESCDIQNFWICEKTGAP, translated from the exons ATGAGGGCTAATTCTTTTGAGGGGCGTCAGGAGGCAGCCCAGAAACATG ACAGTCCTGACAGTGTGACACCTGGTATAGAGACCGGGTGCAAAGCcctgactgaagagagagaccTGATGGAGAGGAAGCTGAATAATATTG ATCAGCATGCCCAACAAGGATGGTTGTATTTCAACCATAGTTTGTACTACGTTTCATCAACTAGGAATACCTGGAAAGGTAGTAGAGAAGACTGTCGGCAAAGAGGTGCAGACCTGGTGATTATCAACAGCAGAGAAGAacag GACTTCACAAGGCAATTCAAGAAGCTCATCTGGATTGGACTGACTGACAGCGAGACAGAAGGGATATGGAAATGGGTGGATGGGTCAACCCTGACCACAAG GTACTGGGGCCCTGGAGAGCCTAACAGTGACAAAGGCAAAAATGAAGACTGTGTAGAGATCAGGTTCTTTAATCTGATAAACAGCTGGAATGATGAATCATGTGACATTCAAAACTTCTGGATCTGTGAAAAGACAGGTGCTCCATAA